The genomic interval GACAAACGTTGGACAGAAGAAAGAAAACAGATAATAATTGATAGTAGAGTAAAAACCGCCAATTTACTTTTTGATAAAATAACCGAATTAAAAATCGAATTAAAAGGTTTTATTTCTGCATCAGGAGTTGGTTATTACGGAGCGATCACTAATGATAAAATATACGAGGAAAGCGATAAAGCAGCTAATGATTTTTTAGGTGATGTTTGCCTAAAGTGGGAAAACGCCGCACAGCAATTTTCAACAAAAAACATTCCGGTAACAATCTTAAGAACTGGTGTTGTCTTAACAGATAAAGGCGGTGCATTAGACAAAATGAAAACACCTATTATAACTCCTTTAGGTTCTGGAAAACAATTTTTGCCTTGGATTCACTTAGATGATTTGTGTGCCATCTACGTTAAAGCTGTTGAAGATGATTTAGAAGGTGTTTTTAA from Polaribacter sejongensis carries:
- a CDS encoding TIGR01777 family oxidoreductase, which produces MAKIIITGGTGLVGKRLSKLLIDKNHEVVILSRSPKNENEFKWDISSNYVDEKALVNSDYIIHLAGAGIADKRWTEERKQIIIDSRVKTANLLFDKITELKIELKGFISASGVGYYGAITNDKIYEESDKAANDFLGDVCLKWENAAQQFSTKNIPVTILRTGVVLTDKGGALDKMKTPIITPLGSGKQFLPWIHLDDLCAIYVKAVEDDLEGVFNAVAPEHHTSKTFTKELAKSIKRPYIGIGVPSFILKLVFGDMAKILLEGSKISAKKIEKNGYSFRFETLKKALNNL